In one window of Paracoccus saliphilus DNA:
- a CDS encoding VOC family protein, with protein MALPRQRVTLITLGVADLARAQEFYAAWGWQPHDASQEGVAFYQMNGAVLALFGKADLAADQGRAEDELGTGAMTLAQNCADDVETDEVFAAALAAGAVCLKQPEKVFWGGYSGYFAVPDGHVWEIATNPFWPLADDGALTLPDPG; from the coding sequence ATGGCGCTTCCAAGACAGCGCGTGACGCTGATCACGCTTGGTGTTGCCGACCTGGCGCGGGCGCAGGAGTTCTATGCCGCTTGGGGGTGGCAGCCGCACGATGCCTCGCAGGAAGGGGTGGCGTTCTACCAGATGAACGGGGCGGTGTTGGCGCTGTTCGGCAAGGCCGATCTGGCCGCTGATCAGGGGCGGGCAGAGGATGAGTTGGGGACCGGTGCGATGACGCTGGCCCAGAACTGCGCCGATGATGTCGAGACGGACGAGGTTTTCGCCGCTGCGCTGGCCGCGGGAGCGGTCTGCCTCAAGCAGCCGGAGAAGGTTTTCTGGGGCGGCTATTCTGGTTACTTCGCCGTTCCTGACGGGCATGTCTGGGAAATCGCCACCAACCCCTTCTGGCCGCTGGCCGATGATGGTGCGCTGACCTTGCCCGATCCCGGTTGA
- the rarD gene encoding EamA family transporter RarD codes for MSSPASTNGDSPQGFAFALSAYVLWGVLPLYMKALAHIPAMQVIAHRALWALPIAAVVLIWQRRGGDVLAALKTPRLLAMAGLTAILITANWTIYVWAVTNDHALDAALGYYINPLFSVFLGALLLGEKLSRTKMVAIALACAAVVVLTVQAGRLPLVAVGLTLSWGFYAYCKKSLPLGPNQGFTLEVLLLSPFALAYLVWLGATGQGAFGDGSAFDILMLLGCGPVTAIPLLFYANGAKLLRLSTIGILQYLTPTMIFLTAVFMFNEPFGPARMIAFPMIWAALAIYSVSLFREAGERRRNRRDVAAHRIQ; via the coding sequence ATGAGCAGCCCTGCCTCCACGAACGGCGATTCGCCACAAGGTTTTGCCTTTGCCCTGAGCGCATATGTGTTGTGGGGCGTGTTGCCGCTTTACATGAAGGCCTTGGCGCATATCCCGGCCATGCAGGTGATCGCCCATCGCGCCTTGTGGGCGCTGCCCATCGCGGCAGTGGTCCTGATCTGGCAGCGCCGCGGCGGCGATGTGCTGGCCGCGCTGAAGACTCCGCGCCTTCTGGCGATGGCCGGGCTGACCGCCATACTGATCACGGCCAACTGGACGATCTATGTCTGGGCGGTCACCAATGATCACGCGCTGGACGCGGCGCTTGGCTATTACATCAACCCGCTGTTCAGCGTGTTCCTGGGGGCGCTGTTGCTGGGCGAAAAGCTGAGCCGCACCAAGATGGTGGCCATCGCCCTGGCATGTGCGGCGGTGGTGGTCCTGACCGTGCAGGCCGGACGCCTGCCGCTGGTCGCCGTGGGGCTGACCCTTAGCTGGGGATTCTACGCCTATTGCAAGAAAAGCCTGCCGCTTGGGCCCAACCAGGGTTTCACACTGGAAGTTCTGCTGCTGAGTCCCTTCGCGCTCGCCTATCTGGTCTGGTTGGGTGCAACCGGGCAGGGCGCCTTCGGCGATGGCAGCGCGTTCGATATCCTGATGTTGCTGGGCTGCGGGCCGGTGACGGCGATTCCACTGCTGTTCTATGCAAATGGCGCCAAGTTGCTGCGGCTTTCGACCATCGGTATCCTGCAATACCTGACCCCGACAATGATCTTTCTGACGGCGGTCTTCATGTTCAACGAGCCATTCGGTCCGGCTCGCATGATCGCCTTTCCGATGATCTGGGCGGCATTGGCGATCTATTCCGTCTCGCTGTTCCGCGAGGCGGGGGAACGCCGCCGCAACCGCCGCGATGTCGCGGCGCATCGGATCCAGTAG
- the era gene encoding GTPase Era, whose amino-acid sequence MTDTTTRAGFVALIGEPNAGKSTLLNRMVGAKVAIVTHKVQTTRARIRGIAIEGSSQIVFVDTPGIFRPRRRLDRSMVAAAWGGASDADVILLLVEAHRGMTEGVEAILGSLKELGGKTPVALIINKIDRVKSEALLALSQKLNEAFDFEHTFMISAEKGYGCEDLRGWLAGALPEGPWLYPEDQIADLPMRMIAAEITREKLTLRLHEEIPYQLTVETEAWEERKDGSARVDQVVYVARNGHKGILLGKGGETIKAVGQAARIELEEFMGRRIHLFLQVRVRENWQDEAERYSEIGLDFRDGG is encoded by the coding sequence ATGACCGATACCACAACCCGCGCCGGTTTCGTCGCGCTGATCGGAGAGCCCAACGCGGGCAAATCCACGCTTCTGAACCGGATGGTCGGGGCCAAGGTCGCGATCGTGACGCATAAGGTCCAGACCACCCGCGCCCGCATTCGCGGCATCGCGATCGAGGGCAGCAGCCAGATCGTTTTCGTCGATACTCCCGGCATTTTCCGCCCCCGGCGCAGGCTGGACCGCTCCATGGTCGCCGCCGCTTGGGGTGGTGCGTCGGATGCCGATGTCATCCTGCTTCTGGTCGAGGCGCATCGCGGCATGACCGAGGGAGTCGAGGCGATCCTTGGCTCGTTGAAGGAACTTGGGGGCAAGACTCCGGTTGCACTGATCATCAACAAGATCGACCGGGTGAAATCCGAAGCCCTTCTGGCGCTGTCGCAGAAACTGAACGAGGCTTTCGACTTCGAGCATACCTTCATGATCTCGGCCGAAAAGGGCTATGGCTGCGAAGATCTGCGTGGCTGGCTGGCGGGTGCGCTGCCCGAGGGGCCGTGGCTCTATCCCGAGGACCAGATCGCCGACCTGCCCATGCGCATGATCGCCGCCGAGATCACCCGCGAAAAGCTGACCCTGCGGCTGCATGAGGAAATCCCCTATCAGCTGACGGTGGAAACCGAGGCCTGGGAAGAGCGCAAGGACGGCTCAGCCCGTGTCGATCAGGTCGTTTATGTGGCCCGCAACGGCCACAAGGGCATCTTGCTGGGCAAGGGGGGCGAGACGATCAAGGCGGTCGGGCAGGCCGCCCGGATTGAGCTGGAAGAGTTCATGGGCCGCCGCATCCACCTGTTCCTGCAGGTCCGTGTTCGCGAGAACTGGCAGGACGAGGCAGAGCGTTATAGCGAGATCGGCCTCGATTTTCGCGATGGTGGCTGA
- a CDS encoding DUF1491 family protein, whose protein sequence is MAEARLASGVWVSAYLARLGLANIPAYVVAHGDDTAGAVLVKCARLDGTAQLYAREWDFETDIRSWKAVADGAEPEIDEAIRRQRSFDPDIWVIEIESRDGRTLLDEEGLG, encoded by the coding sequence ATGGCTGAGGCGCGGCTGGCAAGCGGTGTCTGGGTCTCGGCCTATCTGGCCCGATTGGGGTTGGCGAATATCCCCGCCTATGTCGTTGCGCATGGCGATGACACGGCAGGGGCTGTGCTGGTCAAATGCGCCCGCCTGGACGGCACCGCGCAGCTTTACGCCCGCGAATGGGATTTCGAGACGGATATCCGGTCATGGAAAGCCGTGGCTGATGGAGCCGAACCCGAGATCGACGAGGCGATCCGTCGGCAGCGCAGTTTCGACCCGGATATCTGGGTCATCGAGATCGAAAGCCGCGATGGCCGCACCCTGCTGGATGAAGAGGGGCTGGGCTGA